ttttctatgtTATTACGACAGAAGTATTAATTTTGAAGTTCTCacatttagaaagaaagagtttatTCCATCCAATTTATTCAAAAGTTCGTTTTTGTTGATAGTAGCCAGCGACCGCGAGCtcaaaagtataaattattgtattttcaagttaagattattttaagtttcttaTACGTTACGATTTTCTGATATTAAGCTTTGATACGTGGAAAGAATGAATTTACCCATCGAAAtgtaaaagttatttaataacaattaaagcCACCACCGTTGTTATCCGTGGCTATATGTGTAACAACTTTAacgaaaaaagtttttatccGCCTGTTTTGCCATTAAACATAGctatttttttcgagaaattttattgGTCAATGTGCTAATGCTTCTTTCATAAAGTAAAGTTTGACCCTAAGCAACTTCCGATAGCCAGTCAACGCGCTGAAGATCAAACGAACTGTTAATCCAACGAACTCGCAAGAAACCGTCCAATCAACGATCTTCAATGAGTATGTAACAATAGTCTAACTAATGTACTTCCAAAAATACTCCGAATATTACCCAATCAAGGTTCTATAATATCAGTGTGAAGTACCAGCCTATCACGAAAATCATATAAAGTACGCAACATCTGTATTTATTCTATGAGCAGATTCCGAAAGTCGAATAGTTGTTAGTGTTCTCATCGGTTCTCATGAATCTCTTTCTATTGTGAAAGAATGTTATATTTCAATACTTAAGATTTCTTACATGCTTCTAAATCATTTTTGTGTATAATGATAGAGATATTtttgcaatttattttttatttatgtcgaactgttattaaaaaaacgtTTCAATATTGATCGATGCAAGATTGAAACATTCactgtattattttattatcatgtttcgatattaataatgattattaataagcGATTATAAATGATTAGTAACTTTgtctttctatactttttttatgtttatcctttcttttattaactaAACGTACGAATActtagtaaaatataattcagtACCATATTCTACCCacgttttttataattttttatgatattatatttttatgtaattttttttattctaaaatcttggttgtatatttaattttttaagaacgtcaaataattaaacttaattttatttaaaatgtattcgTAATATCTGTCTTTACCTGTGTGCGTGTGAGTGTGTTTGTGTGGGTAAGCGCGCGCAGGGGTGTATATTGCTTATTTGAGAAcaaattaaagaaacaaatttaataaaatcacattctttacaaatttatcTGTCAACGCTATAATAAAGTTTCCTGCAAAACAGAAATGCGTTTATCAAAAGATATCCATATTTAACTGTACtatggaaatatatttaattatccaATTCTTGCACACGTATATAATAGAAACGGTAGCCGATCATATTCTATATAGCTCTGTATCTATAGTTAGCTCTTCCTACTTTTCTCTTCCGTATTACAAACATCAATATAGCTCCAGCAATTCCTATAAGTGTTATAACAAGTGTAACACCTACAACTGAAATATacacaattaattataaacgaagtaattatttgtaaataataaagattttgTCATCTgtgcatatatttattataagacaataagaatatacttacatataatttGATAAGTTAGTATCGAAATATTATCAGATTGTAATTTAAGGCATCTGCTTATATCTGCCAAAGAACCATTTGTTTTTGGACACTTTATGTCGagtattttacaaaataaaggAAACAGATCAGTATTTTTGAAAGGCTCCAACTTGCAACCAGGAACAAATGCAGGACCTTTTGCAAAGAATATAGGATGCATTTCTATTGCTCCATTGTCATAACCATGCAATCCAAATTCTGATGTGCTATCAACTGTAAGAGAATACATGTTAATCGAAAATATGTACTTATtacaatcatttattattatttggtaTTATTATAGCTATTATATACACTTAAAAATAAGTAACATACAAACGAAGCATGGTTTACGTATCAAGTATAAGTAATTACCAGTAATATTAAACTTCTTCTTATAACACTGAATAGTGTCGTTAAGATTCTGGAATGCATATCTCACGTTTGCTATAACAAAAATAGGGCCAACACGTTTGTTATTACcataatgatatttttgtgGAATTTCATGTTTTCTATAAACTTTGAAATTCATTGTTTCTTCTGCAGCAAATTTCAGGTTctgataaattaattcttcttttcctgaataaatttaattggatTAAATGAAAAACGTAACTTGTGTAATTAAGTAACTCAAAAGTGTAATGAATTTACCAGGATTTGGATAAATATGTAAGCCTGGTGATGTTCCTACAAAAGTATAATCAGTACTATTAATGTACTTATTCAAGTCTATTATTCTGTCCAATGTAACAGTTGCCATCCCATGATCGCTTAAGTGGATAACATTAACATCATTTAAACCATATTGCTCTAATTTGATATGTAAGTATTTTGTAATTTGATCcaatttttcaagaattttattaaaagaattattgtttattcCAATGAAATGACCATGATAATCTGGTTCTTCTATATACAATATTCCTAAATTTATTGGCATTGTGGGATGTACAAACCATGATATCAATGTATCTACTCTTTCTTCCCAATTAACAGTATCGTTAAAAGCcttgaaaaatgataatatttaataatttataaaatataacttataaaatacattatacaCATAAAGGGTTATTTGACATTATATgtgtaatatgaaaaatatacttgTGCATAAGCAGGAGTGGTGCCACCATATTCAAATATGCTACCAGGCCACATCATTGTACCACTGTGtcttcctatatttttttcattaattgtcCAAATTGGTAGAATTCTATTGTCATAATGATAAAGTTTAGatgaatattttgtaatattgcCAGACACAGGGTCATAAACTTCATTATCCACAACTCCATGAGTTTCTGCATATAATCCAGTTGCCATTGTATGATGATTTGGAAAAGTTTtagtaacaaaaatattcatcatATAATCGGCATGTGTACCTTCGTTCCTCAACTTATTCATAAAAGGCGTaacatttctattaaaataatcatatctGGAAAAAAGTAATCTTTAAATATACTATCAACGTGATAGATATGAAacgagtgtgtgtgtgtgtgtgtgtgtgtgcgcgcatACATGATATATAAAGCTTTATACCTAAAAGCATCATATGATACCACTAATAATTTAGGATGTATGGATACAAATTGACCttgtttaatattacataaaataaaaaggaataaagtaGATAGAGTTGTGAGCATCATAGTAACAATTATATGTCAATAgaggataataatatttttcattataaaacaatttcaGTCACTCTTATTGTCCttcgtatttattaaaaacatagCTCTGACGATACTACTTAACGcgtttcaaatatatattaagtttTTTTATTGTCTTATTTGCACTCACCACCCACCCACTCGACTGTCAGATCAATCAGAACGccaacaaaaatatttcattataactTGTGTTCGTTCTAGGGATTAAACAAAAAGAGCGGCAAACTtgtaatttttgaatttttggtACGAGTTATAACGTTTTTTATAAAGTACCaattataatttgattttttctaataactgAGTAACACAATTGAATGTACCCGTTTTATTTGAAAACCtccagattttttttttattttttttttctttattatgatattcatatttttgtaatattcacatttatcttttta
This is a stretch of genomic DNA from Vespula vulgaris chromosome 2, iyVesVulg1.1, whole genome shotgun sequence. It encodes these proteins:
- the LOC127061687 gene encoding ectonucleotide pyrophosphatase/phosphodiesterase family member 5-like isoform X1, translating into MMLTTLSTLFLFILCNIKQGQFVSIHPKLLVVSYDAFRYDYFNRNVTPFMNKLRNEGTHADYMMNIFVTKTFPNHHTMATGLYAETHGVVDNEVYDPVSGNITKYSSKLYHYDNRILPIWTINEKNIGRHSGTMMWPGSIFEYGGTTPAYAQAFNDTVNWEERVDTLISWFVHPTMPINLGILYIEEPDYHGHFIGINNNSFNKILEKLDQITKYLHIKLEQYGLNDVNVIHLSDHGMATVTLDRIIDLNKYINSTDYTFVGTSPGLHIYPNPGKEELIYQNLKFAAEETMNFKVYRKHEIPQKYHYGNNKRVGPIFVIANVRYAFQNLNDTIQCYKKKFNITVDSTSEFGLHGYDNGAIEMHPIFFAKGPAFVPGCKLEPFKNTDLFPLFCKILDIKCPKTNGSLADISRCLKLQSDNISILTYQIIFVGVTLVITLIGIAGAILMFVIRKRKVGRANYRYRAI
- the LOC127061687 gene encoding ectonucleotide pyrophosphatase/phosphodiesterase family member 5-like isoform X2, producing MNKLRNEGTHADYMMNIFVTKTFPNHHTMATGLYAETHGVVDNEVYDPVSGNITKYSSKLYHYDNRILPIWTINEKNIGRHSGTMMWPGSIFEYGGTTPAYAQAFNDTVNWEERVDTLISWFVHPTMPINLGILYIEEPDYHGHFIGINNNSFNKILEKLDQITKYLHIKLEQYGLNDVNVIHLSDHGMATVTLDRIIDLNKYINSTDYTFVGTSPGLHIYPNPGKEELIYQNLKFAAEETMNFKVYRKHEIPQKYHYGNNKRVGPIFVIANVRYAFQNLNDTIQCYKKKFNITVDSTSEFGLHGYDNGAIEMHPIFFAKGPAFVPGCKLEPFKNTDLFPLFCKILDIKCPKTNGSLADISRCLKLQSDNISILTYQIIFVGVTLVITLIGIAGAILMFVIRKRKVGRANYRYRAI